In Eupeodes corollae chromosome 3, idEupCoro1.1, whole genome shotgun sequence, a single genomic region encodes these proteins:
- the LOC129952426 gene encoding FAU ubiquitin-like and ribosomal protein S30: MQLFVRGLDSVETLGVSQNDTIGAVKAQLTQLKGITEEFVLNCEGNALENDACVSSLSSFEWDVTVPLLGGKLHGSLAHAGKVKGQTPKVKKQEKRKKNPGRAKRRIQYNRHFVNFVQGFGRRRGPNANSS; encoded by the coding sequence ATGCAGCTTTTTGTACGTGGTTTGGACTCCGTTGAGACCCTAGGGGTTTCCCAAAATGATACAATTGGCGCCGTCAAGGCTCAATTGACCCAATTGAAGGGAATCACCGAAGAGTTCGTTCTTAACTGTGAAGGAAACGCTTTGGAGAACGATGCTTGCGTCAGCAGCTTGTCATCCTTTGAATGGGATGTCACCGTACCACTTCTGGGAGGTAAATTGCATGGTTCTTTAGCTCATGCCGGTAAGGTCAAGGGACAAACTCCTAAAGTTAAGAAACAAGAAAAGAGGAAGAAGAACCCCGGTCGCGCAAAAAGGCGGATCCAGTACAACAGACATTTCGTCAACTTCGTGCAAGGATTCGGTCGTCGTCGTGGTCCAAATGCTAACTCTTCTTAA